Proteins from one Puniceicoccales bacterium genomic window:
- the rpmB gene encoding 50S ribosomal protein L28 produces MARICFITGKRPIKGNRIRRRGQTKKSGGIGTHVVKRTKRLFRPNLQRVRIVLPSGEIRRVLVSVKAIKAGKIVKAI; encoded by the coding sequence ATGGCTAGAATTTGTTTTATTACAGGAAAAAGGCCCATCAAAGGTAATCGCATACGTCGTCGTGGTCAGACAAAAAAAAGTGGTGGCATTGGAACCCATGTGGTGAAAAGGACAAAGCGATTATTTAGGCCTAATTTACAAAGGGTTAGAATTGTTCTTCCCAGTGGAGAGATTAGGCGTGTTCTAGTATCGGTCAAAGCCATAAAAGCTGGCAAGATTGTGAAGGCGATATAA